The Podarcis muralis chromosome 10, rPodMur119.hap1.1, whole genome shotgun sequence genome includes a region encoding these proteins:
- the BEND7 gene encoding BEN domain-containing protein 7 isoform X2, which produces MEFTERKRSRKSQSFKLINQGDESREIKKQITGMRRLLNDSTGRIYQRVGKEGEKLKEEPQDLDLAWAQRLNPPAETQANLHPSQSGAWNELSPQISHYSGQYGTRSKTFQNQTRTVGANGEIPVANTSSGSNCCTCNCQPALQAILQELKTMRKIMQIQAVAAQNRQPPPVPLVCTQKSTLSRKRNKKKKIPPKTIEPLTVNKKPSTAENEKKLSVNSESSSVEAAESSSKLEPQVSGFGIVLESSSSDPEVQLAEGFDVFMPKSQLDSILANYTRSGSLLFRKLVCAFFDDKTLANSLPNGKRKRGLNDNRKGLDQNIVGAIKVFTEKYCTANHVDKLPGPRDWVQILQDQIKLARRRLKRGSVETTDCDEKLDLSLLQTGNLFETTHSAPVFH; this is translated from the exons GAGATGAAAGCcgggaaattaaaaaacaaattacagGGATGAGAAGATTACTGAATGACAGCACTGGAAGAATATATCAGAGAGTTGgcaaagaaggagaaaaactgaAGGAAGAACCCCAGGACTTAGATTTGGCCTGGGCTCAGCGTCTGAATCCCCCTGCAGAAACCCAGGCAAACCTCCATCCAAGTCAGAGTGGCGCTTGGAATGAATTGTCCCCCCAGATAAGCCACTATTCAGGGCAATATGGAACTCGGTCCAAAACCTTCCAAAATCAAACAAGAACCGTAGGTGCAAATG GAGAAATTCCGGTGGCTAATACTTCCTCTGGCTCAAATTGTTGTACTTGCAATTGCCAACCAGCATTGCAAGCCATTCTTCAGGAGCTTAAAACCATGAGAAAGATAATGCAGATCCAAGCAG tTGCTGCTCAGAACAGACAACCGCCCCCAGTTCCTCTGGTTTGCACACAGAAATCAACACTttcaagaaagagaaataaaaagaaaaaaatacctcCAAAGACTATTGAACCTCTTACTGTGAATAAAAAGCCCAGCACTGCAGAGAATGAAAAAAAGCTATCAGTAAACTCTGAAAGTTCTAGTGTGGAAGCTGCTGAATCATCCTCAAAGTTGGAGCCACAGGTTTCAGGATTTGGCATTGTCCTCGAATCTTCATCTTCAGAT CCAGAAGTGCAACTTGCTGAAGGCTTTGACGTCTTTATGCCGAAATCACAACTGGACTCTATATTAGCAAATTACACTCGTTCAGGAAGTCTGCTGTTTCGAAAGCTGGTGTGTGCATTTTTTGATGACAAGACCTTGGCCAACTCTTTACCCAATGGCAAGAGGAAAAGAGGTCTCAATGACAACCGAAAAGGACTAGACCAAAATATTGTGGGTGCAATAAAAG tgttcacAGAAAAATACTGCACTGCAAACCATGTGGATAAACTACCTGGCCCAAGAGACTGGGTACAGATTCTTCAGGATCAAATCAAACTGGCAAGAAGACGGTTAAAAAGAGGCTCAG TAGAGACAACCGACTGTGATGAGAAACTGGACCTTTCTCTACTACAAACAG GTAACCTCTTTGAAACCACACATTCTGCACCAGTGTTTCACTAG